AGTATGCATCAATATATAAAAGTCAATGGGATTACATTCAAAAGACGTCGTTCCtttttcattgcatacttttagacaccaATTCAAATAAGATTGAAACCCGAGTGATTTCAGTAGCACCACTAACTTGTCTGTTGTTCTGAtaagttttttgaaacaatCACAATAAGCTCCAACTTGTTATGAAATCCatatattttcgttttcagGTCTACTTTCACAATCCCGTTGAGATGCCCATGGTGAAGGAGGCGGGACTGATCACAGCCATTGGCTACGAGACCAATTACCGCATTGAAATGGTTCGAGCCGAGGCAGTGCCGGCCATTCGTTCGATTTCCCGCGACGGCCGGCAGTGTCTGTTCAAGAACGAGAAGGAGCTGATCTACTACAGGATCTACACGCGGCTCAACTGCGAGAACGAGTGCGTGGCCGCCTATCTGTACGAGACCTGTTCCTGCATCCCGTTCGAGTATCCGCGGATCTACAGCAACGCCACCACCTGCAGCATGCGGGACATTTTCTGCGTGCGGCGGGCTCAAAGGGCGGCCAACCGGCCAAGTTGGGTCAAGTGCCGTCAACAGTGCCTGCCCAGCTGCTTCGACCTGAACTATCTGGCCAGTGGCTTCGCCTTCCCGCTGGCCTCCAACAACTTCCAGCTGGCCAACGCGCTGGTCGAGGGCATCAATAAGTCCTATCTGAGCGAGAATATAGCCGTGATTAATGTCTATTTCCGGGAGTCCGTCTACCATGGAAACACCAAGAATGCCTACGTGGGATTGACCGAGTTTCTATGTGAGTAAATCAGCTCTATCTCTCAATTAATATGTTAAGTAataacatttctttttattattctatTCCAGCCAATGTGGGTGGTGTAATGGGTTTGTTTATGGGTTTTAGCGTCATCTCGTTGGCAGAGATCTTGTATTTTTTGATCTTAAAACCACTGGCAGAGCTGTTCGTTTGGAAAAGGTCTTCGAATGTAGACTCAGAAAACAGCCTTAAACGTAATGCATTTGGCATAGAACAAACTAAGACTTCATATCATCAAAATGTATGGCATACAAGAGAACTATATCCCAAGGGAGTAACATTGAAGGCAACCGAAAGGGTTAGAAAAATGAGAAGCAGTAAAATTATAAGCAACTCCCTTAAACATTAAATGGCACagacaataaattatttatacgGAATCACAAAGTATGATCACACATGTAATCCGCCATGTCATGCAAATCATTGGCTGAccagtaataaaataaaaggggAAAACATTATGACTGGAAGCCCACTTTGTGGGTTTGCCTTTCAGTTTATCAGGCCATGTAAAGAAAAACAGCagaataattgatttaaagcatgaactgaactgaagctatgcatatttaaataatacatttgaaataaaaatgttttctatgGTAGTCGGTGTTTAatgtaatacaatttaaagcccgctttgcttttgtttaacaatattaaaatccGTTTGGTTTATTATTCAATTGGTTCAtgtaaagtaataaataaataattatgattatgaattgtttaatattctattacaaatataatatttaatacaaataatatttaattacatatatATCCCAATAGCATTTAATGTGCATTCCTATTAAATTCGAAACTTAAAGAGGAAAAAGAGGCTTTAAATGTGAAAGTGAGTTATCATGCTGTGTTAATAGCCCCATTCAGTTTGAAGAGAAAGGTAAACTTCTTGACTCTGTTAAGCGGTCTTCAACTGCAAAGTTGGATATGTACACATCCATACGCACTCTTTCACTGCCCCATCAGCTTTTCCCCCTGTGAATTTGCCAGAGGAACTCTCGCATCTGGAACAGATGTGCCCGAATGAAGGTCGGTAATAGAACACCCCAGCGCCTAATGCAATTAACAAAGTTTTCCGGTTAAAGGGGCTGCTCTTGCGTTAGTTTTGTGAAGGCGGTCCTATTTCTGCGATATATTTTATGTCAATAAGagcattttggccaaaattacTTTTGGCCAAGCCATGGCGGTCCGTGCTTAACTGCGAGTATTTATGTACGCACTACATTGTATATGTATTCCGGGCAGgcagtaaaacaaaaacagctttTGGCTCACCCTCACCCTCACCCTCACCCTCACCCTGGCTTTTGAAGATGGCACATTTCTGCGTCGTCTTGCACTTCTGGCGGAAATTCCTTTGCCCGGTACATGCTCCGGTTTCTGGGCGTTAATTGCTGACCTCAACCTGCACATAAAGCGACTAATATTCGCACAGCAATTGCTCGTCCTGCATAGCTGCATGAATTCTGCGGCACAGTTTCTGCTCCTTGTCAGCATCCCTCCACATCTGGGTGGGATTTCTTAAACAGGCCGGAGGCTGGCTGGCTGggtggcaaaacaaaaaaaacgcagGAGGTAAGATGCCGCCTAAGCAGCAGGAGCGGCAGCAACGGAATGAAATGCATTCGCACAGTTGAAGACAATTTGCGAAATTGCATCGTTCTTGATGTTTTCACGTGCATTCCATCTGGGGTTTTTACGGCAAGTCAACAATGTGCTGCTGGTCCGGCACAGTGCGTGCCATGGCCATAAGTTGACCGACCGACCGCCTGATGCTTGGAATAAAAATAAGGTTTAATAAATTTCGAAATTCGTTGCTCGCTGGCATCCAATTGAATTCGGCTATTAAACAGAAGCTGTTTGCCTTCTGAATTGTTATTTATCTACGTCAGCTTATGAGATTATATTTTCCCCACATTTATTTGCTCACAAAGGTCGCACAATTTCGAAATGCACTGTAGGGTAATGGCAGGGAGTGCAAGGGGTGTGTGGACTGGTGTTGCTATCTAAAACCGAGTACAAAAAGCTTTGCGCTCGACCATCTTTCAAGCGATAAGACAACTGGTGCAAATGATTACGACGTGTTCCCTGGCACACTGTATATCCGTATATCTGAGTAGGAGATCCCAAAGAGGGGGGTCTTGTCGGAGATGTAACACAGGACAGACCCAGCCAGGAGCTTCGTAAATGTCAAGAGCAGAACTAGATTCAATTCTTTATGGCCGTGTTAACGAGCCAATTCCCCCCTCCGGATGCTAGGGAACTTTGGCACTGAATGAAAAATTATGCCATTAAAATGGTGAAATCCGAACCACAAATAATCCTTAAAGTCAGCGCTGGTTAGTTAGATGGTTTTTGGGGTGAAAGTTGGCCGAAATTGGGGGGCGAGAAACCTTGCACACGAGTAATTAACAGCAAATTTTCTGCCAAAGTTAGCAAGTTGACAATAAAGTTCTGCCACTAACTCTATCTTTCCTCGGGGCGCAGCCACCTGATTAaggtataaatatttgattctAGTGTGGGCAAAAGGGTTCCTAGTAAGTGTGACAGCTCCCAAGCATTGTCAACTTTATGGGCTTCCGCTTCCCGCACCCGACTCAGTTATGCATGAAGTGTATTCATCAAAATGAAGTCTCGAAAACGTCTGCGTAAATGCTGCACGTGCGCCAAGTTGCCAAGTTGCCACGGGATGGCcatactatactatataccACACTATATTGTTGGCTGCAGCCTGGGGATTGGAGATGGGGGAAACAATTCGATCGAATGCCGGGGAAGCTCTGCAaaattacacacacacacacacacacacacacaccccagAGAGAAGTTGCATGCggaaaagcaattaaaacttCTTGTCAGTGTCTCGGAAGTGTTTGTTCATATTTTATGATGTTTTCGTGTAGAAAGCTGGATTATGAATGTGTCACCAAGAAGTGTTGTAGCTGCTGATTCTGCTTGCAGCTTTCTTCCCCTCGTTATCCTTTTCAGTGCATGCAACAAGCCGTCATTGAGGTTGAAAGAGTTATGCATAAAATATCACACATCCGCCCCATTGCACGGGCAGTACTCACAGAGAGAGGGAGAAAGAGAGAAGACTGAAGTCTGAAGGCCAAACTATGGCTAGTTCATGGTAAAGCGGAAATTGTAACCAAAACTTTAGGCCCGGAGACTGACCCTTATATGTTCGACAGTATTTGattgcataatttatggcATGTTAAATTAGGTCTTCGAATGGATTATGGCATTTTGCGTAAGTGCATCGATATGTTCAGCCTTTTGACGTCTGGCACTTTGGCAGCCACAACGGCAGCTCTGCTATAATATTTCGGCTAATGCTACCTGCCAGCgatggctgctgctgctgctgccataATGGCAATCACCCACCCAAGTGCGTCCCATATCACACTGCTCATATTTGACGGTCTGCCGGCGGCAGAGCTAAAAACTCGttgcaaatatgcaaatatccACCTTGCTCCCGCACACACCACCTGCACCAAATGCACCACCTGCCTAATGCACCGAAATGCATTTGAAATTGGGTAATTTTACACATGCAGCGCCACAGGCGACATTTTGggcttaaaaatgcattttggcCTTTGGATTGGACAGATAGAATTCATGGCAACAAACAGTTTTGCTGGCTGCTTGGCTGCGTGGTTCGGGTGCCGAATGTCTGAATGTCTGAATGTTTGAAAGTTTGAGTGGGTCGGGAAGGGGATAAGCCCGACAGGCTGAATAATCAGGACCATCAATCAGGACTCCGAGCCCTGCACACCTCATTAGGCTAATCGTACAATTGCGCACGGCCggacacacacaaaaacatgTTCCACGGCAGAGGGGGCGTGGCTCGTGGGCTGGGGGCTGGGGGCGTTGCTGGTGTGGGTTTTAACCGCACCGCAATTTGCCCTCGTGCGCTAaacaatatttcattttaaagagTTGACTTTTCACGCTTGCCGACAGGAggcttaacattttaaatccaTTGTGGCGTCGCCGCAAGGACTTTTCGACTTTGTCTGCTCTTCGGTATATGTGCAAATACGGCTTTgtgaatatttaataagcGGCATGAGCATTCGCactttttgatttgattttattcaaaaatatggaATGTGAGTTTTCGGAAAGAACTGAAGTCGCTTGCTGAAAACAGCCAACAAAGCATTTGTTATTCAAGTGTTCTGTTTTGAGTCCGAAGTGTTCCCAGTATTCGTGGACCAGCCAGTGCGCAGAATCCCCGGAAAGGGGGACAGCATCCACATTTAAGCCAACATCAACATTAGTCCTCTACAGATGGTCGGCAATAACAGATGAGCTGCGGCCCCTTTTTCGTGGGCGCCAGTCCTAATAgccgaaacaaaaataacgaaaataacgaaaatatgaaaattaaaattagtccAAATGCTAGTACACAAAGAGCTattgcaacaacatctttcaattatttatttcaaaagctCGCCACACACGTCGCCCATACGCCCTGCAGTATGAATGGTTTTAAATTACTGCCACAATTGGACTTAATTGATCTatgaattttcatttaaaaagcattttatttaaaatgtccGACATGAAACACTTAGAAAAATTACggcttataattttgtatattcacAGGTACTCAAAATGCTTatgcttatttaaatttaaataactataatttaaatgcaatatttatattgagtTATAAGCATACTTCCAAGCTGAAATAtggtaaaaacttttttcccccaagcatataaaaacaaccaattaactttaaatatgcTAAGGAATACTTTGCAATATGATTGGATTGAGATTAAGTCGATAAAAAAGAATTGACGtgcataaattacaaatgACAATAAATCGTTTTTATTTGCTCAGTGCAGCtgttatcaaacaaaaacgaaaattgtCGGTGGAATTGCAATAAAACTCGTTCGCCTGTCGAATGTTCGTGACAGTGCGcaaattgataaattttcatttatttaataactgaATTGATGAGCTAGGCCCACACCAATATGTGGACATGTGGACCTTCTaatatgcatttaatttttgcattaatttcGAATTTGATCCAACAAAAAGCTAATTAAACGACAGCGTAAAACACATAAaactgagctgcaaataaatCGTTGCCCATTCATTTTGCCTTTGCCCTGTTCTGATTCTGGTAACTGCTCTGCACAAGTCAATGCGATCGGCGGGGAGTGAGAATCGCAGCTTTTCCTAATCCCTCCGCCTTATCCTGCGTAATAATAACTACTTTCAGGGGCTTTTCTTTAAGGACTCGTCCTGCTATCTCCGCTCGCTTTGTTCTACCCTCTTTTAGTGTTTTCTgctttttttctctgtttcCTTTGCGTGACAGCTCATGTCTTGTTTATCTAAATCATCCGACTGTGTAAATGCCAGGCCTGTCTTCCtgccggatccggatccggccCATGCCCATCCCATCGCCATCCCATCGAGGCACTTGAGGAGTGAGCGAGGATGTTGTGTCATCACATGGCAATGAGTGAATGACTTTGTCGACTAAACTGTTTTCCACAGCCCCGGTCTGCTATGCAAAAATCCACATCCACCCACTTCCAGTCGGGCAACAATGGCATGTGCGAGTGCTTCAGTTAGTTGGGTAATTACGGCATCGTTGCACATTTGAGACCCCGATTTCCGTCCCACCGGAATTGTCACAGCTCCTGCTCCCTTATTTCTCTGTTTCtctatttttgtatttcagtATTTTAGTGATTCTGCTGGGTTTTCACATTCGACTTGACTGGTAATCAGAAATTGATCGCCGGCGTTTGACTCTCTTTCTCTGTAGTACATTTTGGCATTGTGGGAAAAAATGGTTACATCATGCGATTGCACTTTTTGTGTGTGCTCCGCATCTGTCGGAAATTGGCCAAGACATCGACGCCAGGGCATCATactatatataacatatagcAGATTCTGCCCTCTGGCTACTTAGTACATTACTTATATCCGCTGTATGTGCATGTTTGCcaacttttccatttttcctcctctttttgtttttttttttgcctgtttgtttttggtttgagCGATTGCACGTGTTCATgtcaggttttttttttttgttacccCACCAGACGCCACCAACTTTACGCATCGAATAAAAAAGGCAACAGCAACTGGGAAATGGCGCTAATGTTGACAGCTGTCTGCCGATGATAGCCGTGTCGGTATCCGTAATAGGATATTGGAAATtgctaaattattttttaagtgctGCTATCGAGTTATCTGCAGAGGATGCTCTTGGCTTTCGCCGTGCATCTAGGAAATTGCAATGCTTTAAACCCACTGGCACGTGCAGAACAACCGACCATATCTTGCGAATGAAAAATGGCTTTTTTTCGATTCTGAATTGTGTCTGCAAACTTTATTTGAGCTTTCTTTGCTTCagcaatttatatttaatttataaatacgcATTCCCCTAAGTTTTTATACATGGTACATGTATTTGTATAAAAGATAATGTTTCAAAAGTATAGGGTACATATAATTTAGTACAAACGAGATCTTGGAAAAACGACCacaatattaaacatttttgttttgtttatttcctaACCACATAACCAGTTATTATTGCGGTGGCAAAATGATAAACAATTTGTCTTTAGAATGTTTTCTCTACACAGAGCTAACTTTTGTTTAATCTTTCCGgttgaataaatatatttcaatattatGCATCATGCTAAACATGTCTAAGAGCTTGACCTcatctaatttattttgatattttagaATTGCTCTGCTTAAAGACTTTAAAACTTATCTTTGGGCAAATGAATGTATTTTGCGTTTTCCGCCTTTTAAGGAAACTTGTGCTTTGGTTAAGTTATGTCTTTAAGCCTTCCCTGCCTGCGGTAAACAATTTGATTTTCCCGAGCCTCCAAGGTCTGCTGCAGAGCCATTTCCCCGCGATTCTTTTGGccctgctttttttttggtaataccTCCCTTGTGCCTTTTTGGATGTTTCGGTTCGCTTGTTGTTTCTGCCACAGTTGCTGTTTCTCCAGCCACCAAAGCAAATAACGGGTACCGTTTAACCCTGCGGCCCAGCATCCTGGGAAAGTGGGTTGCCTTATTTTTGGTGATTTTTTTGTACCTGGCTGGCGGCAGCTCAGGTGTGAAGTGCTGTGAAGAGGCCACTGAGACCGAGGGCCATAAAATAGGTGTAAAAACCTAGACATGCCTTCAGTTATGATTTGTTACTTGATTACGATTTGCATTTCAATCGCCTTTCAACAAATTGGATTGCCGAGCTGTCGGAAGCGGTTAAATAATTGCGATTTGGCAGGGAAAAGTCCAAAAGCATGTGCACACTAGTGTAAACGAATAGTTCTCTTTGCTTTCGGGATTGCCTGATTAGCATAGCACACAACCGAGCATTCAGCTCATCTGTATGCCCCCAAgaagtgccacgcccccactcCTTTCAGTCTTTTATGCGCTCTGGTGTCAGGggagcaataaaaaaacaaagaactgTGTGAAATGTGTGCATATTAAAATGCTTGGCTTGGCCACCATTGTGCCCCTTGAGTCCCTCCACCGCATCAAGCACTTCTATCATCACCCACGTCGCAGCTTTCATCGCTTAAATGCCACATATCAAGTATACGGCATTTAAAGCGGGCCAGGTGAATAAGCCACGCACGATAAACAATCAAAATGGAAGTcgaacaaaaaagcaaaatatattttcgagTAAATAAACAAGGCTCAGAGGCCAGCGTCAGTTGTCTTTCGTTGTGACCGGCCAAATGATAGATGACATCTGTAGGCAACGCAAAAAATTGCCTCAGACAGCCAACAGATGTGGATAAGAAATTGATTGATATACGGACATCGGAGAATACGCCTTCCCAATCCATTCCAAGCATTCAGTTTAAAGAGCCAAGGCCCGTCATTATTgtacaaaatttgttgaaaattttccatttactATTTGGAGTGCTGAAACGTTTCATATGTTTCAATTTATGGCCCCAACAAGGGGCGCCTGCCAGCCACTTTTCCCAACGGCTTCATTCTGTCGTCAAATAATGGCAATCAGCATGTTAGAGTCCGCATTCAAATGCCGAgccaaaatttaataacaaaaataaatcatttcgCTGACAGCTCGAGCACGACCGCCAGCAGCTTCGTGTCCGCAGCCCCGGACCCCCCCAATCCGGATCCGTTTGTGTCCCACACCGGGGATGGTCGGTCCTCCATTCACACCTCAAGTGATACTGCGGTGGCAAAGTGAAAGTGGACCAGGATGGAGGTGGGGcggggaggggaggggaacTTCCTGAGTGGCGGAAGTGGAGACGCACTAATGGCAGAGTCGCCGAATAGAAGGACCATTGCTCATCCTCCCACACTTTTGTGGGTCCTGCTATACGtccttgggcttgggcttgggcttgggtttGGGCCCACCGTTTCCACTCTGTCTGtcgtgttaattttttatcacttttaaattaaagaacaaCACTTGGGCGTGGTCCCCGTTGTCCAACCGATTTTTGCCCCTCCGTCCGGACAACGAGGTCCCGGCCGGCTCGTGTCTGGCCGGGcataaataattaacttaATGCCATGTTGCCCATAAATTAGGCATGCTCTGCGCCTGTCCTCCAACATTTGTTAAGTGCCTTTCACTTACCTCGGGTGCTGGGCCGGGACTTCAGCCACTCTTTGATTAACAAGGATGCCGCCGAGGGTCCTTCGTTTTTTCCCGCACCCCCGTCCTTTTGAATCgcactcctcctcctcctcctcctcctcctcggggGACCAAAGCGACCTATTTGCCAATGCAATGCCAAATGCAATTCCGagcaaatcaattgaaaacacAATTGCCTTTCACCGAGAAGTGCTCTCGTGCCGCTTTCCCGATTTTCCGACTTCCCCGAACCCAAAAACCAACCAGTACCCCCCACCCCCAACATTTTCCATCCCCTCGCCTTAACAACCTGTTTGCCCAGTCAAGCAATGGAGTTGAGATTTGTTTTGCATTGACCGCAAATTTCAATACAGTTTTGCGGTCGTCGCCCAATTGCTATACACCTCTCATTCGCTCCTTTTCAATTGCTCTTCTGAGCACAGTGGCTCcaaaatattgcaaattataaaacaaattataaggtccaacaaatatttaatcagCTTCAATTTATAGCTTACTAATTTAATACTCACTTTGTTGGATAACGGAGAGCTTGAATCGTAattaaaatctgatttttattattacataatttggttattttttattagctaCGTGGAAGGCTGCACAGTGGGTCACGTTTTTGCAAAAAGCATTCTTGAAAACATGTCTgctatttaaactttaaatatataaaaaaacaagaaaagaaaaaaactccgtcaagccgaagttcatatataATCTTGCGGCTAAAGCGAAAACTaagtattctttaaaacatattaaatttgaattatattagtttatgacattcaacatttttacgctatgatgattttcagctcaattatgtTAACGTTTCTATGACAGCTATAGGATATCgtttgtataaaattaaaagcgcaaTGCTTAATccaaaaaagaattttgaaaatttaaaactagaGAAGTtacagttttattttcatttattatatataaaataaaatctattaatgtttaaaatagttataagcaataaaaaatatcttaatctgcttaaaaattccatttacTGCTCATGgaaagttaaataaacaaattaagtaaaatattaGGCTCtgttaaaaacttaatttataagttatagatttattaattattatattattatatattattatattttgttataatttgaaaattcaaGAAAATTACAGGGTTTTTTAGAGTTATTTTGgagttcatttaatttatataataataatttagttttataaatttgggtTTTCAATTCATACTTATTATCAAACTTACCTACGTTTTCTTTCGGTGCCTATTTacagaaattttatttggtaATTGGTTCTGTTAGTTAAATTGTTAGATCGTTTGCCAGCCACTGTGCCACTGCCATCTGCGGTGAAATCGGCATTAAAGATTTGTGTTGCGGCTTTCTGCTCTTGTGGTTCGCAGTTCGTGTTCCTGGCGTTCGTTGTTTTGCCCGGTGTTGCAGCTGCAGTGGGTGACTGGATGGGTGTTTGCTCAGCTGAACGTCAATTAACTGCAGTCGGCGACCTAAATGCGTTGACGCCATTTGTTTAATCGAAATTTAGCGATCCTGTTCCGGGGCCACTAATTGAAAACACAAATTCGGCTTACTGCACTTCATTAAGTCACCCAATGAGCATGAAATGTTCATAGCCAGCTAAGTGAAGATGAGCTGATTCCATCGGCAAGCCAGTGTCCCATCCTCGAGATGATCCCCTCCGGTGGTGGAGGTGTGACATCGAGGTGACAGCTTGGTTGACGATGACTTGGCCCTGACCCACTTTACCATTTCGGGGATTGCGGGATGGGGGACGGGGGATTGCtgagaaattatattttaatgagaTGCAGTTGGTAATTTTGGGGGAGCCCTGGCTAACCCAAGATCCAGTCAGCTCCAAGTATGtcgttgcagttgctgttcCAGTGCCCCACCGGCATTGCCTGCGGTTTTTGCTCTAATTTGATTACTCTGGCTGACTGGGCGGATGAATATTTATGCTCGCATAAATACATTACAGTATCTGGCATGCAAATTACGTACCAACTCCGGCTCCATCATCGCATCGCAGCATCGCAGCATCCCAGCATCTCCCGCCCATCTCGCACTTCACATCCCAGTGACCTCATAATAAACCCTTGACATGCCTGCCGAGAACGTAAAGTTCTTCAGCTGCCTTCTGTCGCCCGGGTGACTTTGCATATGATTACATGAAATTTACATCGCATTATTTTGCGTCTGGTCCATCCTGGTCCTGGTCCTGCTCCTGGTCGTGCTCCTGGTCCTGGTCCTGGTCCTGGTCCATCCAGTCACGTTGCCTGGCATTCAAATTGCACCTGCAATATTTATCGCGCAACTTCATCAACCCAAGGCGCAGAAGTATTTTCCAGCATATATATTTCCCAACTATCTGCAGCGATCCACTCGCCAAATTGATGAACTCCACGTACTCGCAGTGTTTTTATACTACCCATGAAGTCTATGCAAATGAGCAGCCGCTTTTCTATCTTTGTTCCTGa
The sequence above is drawn from the Drosophila gunungcola strain Sukarami chromosome 2R unlocalized genomic scaffold, Dgunungcola_SK_2 000011F, whole genome shotgun sequence genome and encodes:
- the LOC128255530 gene encoding pickpocket protein 28 → MELAVPGRPDRQGSSVFLFKCFVRSLRQFLNETGLHGLKFVGDSNLSSWERSFFFGSFVTALIITVHLISNIYVKWDSTPVIIGISPHATSILKVPFPAITICNMNQVLRSRVANYREGSNESALLKFLCDSESRQSQELDVEPSDSNIARNDLKVSDFVLNHSQSCERMLLFCKFSAMERNCSHLFQPILTDEGLCCVFNFQPIENLVKPYANCRRNLTTEDGFESVKWDPEAGYPETLPPKFYPATSSGTGISLGFTAVLDAEMNEYYCSSTNGPGFKVYFHNPVEMPMVKEAGLITAIGYETNYRIEMVRAEAVPAIRSISRDGRQCLFKNEKELIYYRIYTRLNCENECVAAYLYETCSCIPFEYPRIYSNATTCSMRDIFCVRRAQRAANRPSWVKCRQQCLPSCFDLNYLASGFAFPLASNNFQLANALVEGINKSYLSENIAVINVYFRESVYHGNTKNAYVGLTEFLSNVGGVMGLFMGFSVISLAEILYFLILKPLAELFVWKRSSNVDSENSLKRNAFGIEQTKTSYHQNVWHTRELYPKGVTLKATERVRKMRSSKIISNSLKH